TAACGCGTCTGGCGCCGCGCCTGCAGGTCCTGCAGATACCACTGCAACACCCGGTCGTAACCACCCGCGTCCCACGCCGCGCGCACGCTTTCCGCGCGCGTGAATTCGTTGCAGCGTGTGAGCGCATCAATGGTTGCCTCGACGGCGCGCTCATAGTCGCCGCGCACTTCGAACGCGATAGCCAGCAACTGATAAACGAGCGGCGAACGGTTGCCATGCCCCGCGCTCAGATAATCGCGCGTGACTTCTTCGTAACGCCCCGACTGCACGAGACCGAAAATGCGCGAGCCTTCGAACCCGAGCGGATCGGCCCGTTCCGCGCGCTCGAACTGCGCGCGCCCCTCGGCTTCGCGGCCGAGCACGAGCAGGAGCCGCGCATATAAGCGACTCGTTTCCGCGTGCTCGGGGTTCAGGCGCAGCGCCTCCAGAAACTCTTCTTCCGCGCGACGCCAGTCCCAGTCGAAGAAGTAATGCACGCCGGCCAGCGCCTGATGCGCCTCGGGCAGGCCGCTGTCGAGTTCGAGCGCGCGCAGCGCGGTTTCGCGCGCCCGTGGATAGCCTTGCAGCGAAGGATAGAAGCCATGCGCCGCCGTGCCGCCGAACACGTTCGACAGCCCGACATAGCCGAGCGCGTAGGTCGGATCACGCTCGACAGCCTCTTCGAAATAGCCGCGCGCGCGGATGAAGTCCTCGTCGCTCAACGCGTGATGCGCGGCGAAGCCCGCGTCGAAATGCACGCGGCGCGTCCAGAAGTATCGGCCACGCAGATATGCGTCGTGCGCACGCGGATCGACGGGCAGACGGCGCGCGAGCCGCAATTGAAATTGCTCGCCGAGCGCCGGCGACACTTCGCGCGTGAGCGCCGCGCCCACTTCCATCTGGATGTCGAGTACACCCTTTGCGACGGGCTCGTAAGCGTGGCGCCACACCTGTACCTGATCGAAGCAGCGAATCAGTTGCACGAGAATGCGCAGTCGTTCTCCATCGCGCGCGAGCGAGCCTTCCAGCACGTAATCGACGGAGAGCTCGAAGGCGATCTCCGCGATGCTCTTCTTCGCGCTCCCATAGTGCGCCGCCGTCGTGCGCGCGACGACGAGAATACGGTCCGCGTCCAGCATGCCGATGTTCGCCGAGGTCTCGTCGGCGAGTGCGTCGCAGAAGCTGTCGAGCGCCGGGTCGCCCGTCTGGTTGCCGAACGGCAGCACGAGCAGGCGCGCCGCCGCCGACGGCGTGGGCGCAGCCTCCACGGCCGCCGCCGTCCGGATGCCTTCCAGCCGGTAGCCCTTGCCTTTGACCGTCAGCAGATAGCGCGGCGCATCCGGGTTCTCGCCAAGCGCAATGCGGATCTTGCGGATCGCAGTATTGATGCTGTTATCGGTTTGCCGATACGCATTGCCGCCCCACAACGCACGCACGATATCGGCGCGCGTCACCAGCTGGCCGTTGCGCGACGCCATCAGGATCAGCAGTTCCATCGGCAGGCGTTCGAGCCGGATCTGCTCGCCGCCGCGGCGCAACGCGTAGCGCCCGATGTCGAGTTCGACGTCCGCGATCCATACGGGCTCTGTGGGTTCCATCTCCGCTCCTGCCATCGCGTGACCAGGCTTGCGACACTACTTGTGCCGACCCATCGGCGCCCGCAGCCTGCCGCGCTTCATGCCGAAGGTCGATGCGAATGCGACCAGCGCGCCCGCCAGCATCACGAGCGCGGGCGCGAGTGTCCAATGCCTATCCGCGACCAGAAAGCTCACGGTCAGCGGCGTCAAACCCATCGTCACGGCGAGGCCAAAGTTCATCGCAGCCGCGACGCCGCTAAAACGCACGTCGACAGGAAAGAGTTCGGCGATCGCGCAGCCGTAGGTGCCATTGATGAACGATGCAATCGCGCCCGCGATGACGAACAGCAGCACGAGATTGGCGTGCGGGCGTAACGCGGCGATAAAAAACACGGGCGCGAACAAGGCCGTCATGACGGCACCCACGCGGAATACGCGGCGGCGCGAGAAACGGTCGCCCGCTGCCGCCGTCAACGGAATGCACGCGGCGATCGCGATCACATAGATCGTCTGCGCCCACGCCACGTCGCTTGCGTCATGGCCGAGCGCCTGCAGCCAGCTCGGCATGTATGCGATGAACAGTCCGCCCGTGACGCCCGTCATCACGCCCGCGCCAATTCCCGTGACGATGGCCGCAAGGTGATGACGGAACAGCACGGCAAGCGGTTCGCGGTGCCGCCGCGCAATCGCGCGCGCGTACTCCGCCGATTCATCGAGCGTGCGGCGCAGCGCGAAGATGCCGAGACCGCAGATTCCGCCCAGCAAAAACGCGATCCGCCATCCGAACGCGTCGATCTGCGCCACGTCGAGCAACAGATGCACCGCGAGATTTACGCTCGAAGCGAGCAACAAGGACAGATTGACGGCCACGAACACGAAGCCGCACATCAGCCCCGGATGCGCGGAGCCCGTCTCGATCGCGTACACGAGCGCGCCCGGCAACTCGCCGCCAAGGCACAAACCCTGCACGAGACGCAACGAAAGTAGCGCAATGGGCGCGGCGATGCCGAGCGCGGCGTATGAAGGAAGCATTCCAATGGCGAGCGTCGCGAGCGCGGCAACGAGCGCAGACGACACGAAGACGACGCGCCGCCCGTACTTGTCGCCGAGCCGGCCGAGAAACAGGCCGCCGAGCGGGCGCGACAGATGGCCGATGGCGAGCACGGCAAACGACAGCGTGGCAGGCGCGAGCCCGATGCCGGGCGGAAAGAACACGCGCCCGATGTGCTGCGCGAAGAAGCCATAGATGACGAAGTCGAAAACCTCGAGCGCGCCGCCCGTGCTGGCGACGAAGATCGTCCAGCGTTGGCGTGCGGCCCGTGACGCCGACGGCAGCGAAAGCGTATCGTCGAGCATGACAACTCCAGATATCGCCAGGCATATCGGCCACGCCCGTTTCGCGCGAATCGACGGGAAGGCATTTCGCGGTCGACACCCGGCCAGAGTGCGTTTCCGACAGCGCATGCGGTGTTACGGAACATTCTGGGCGACAAAGCCGCGCTCGCAAAGCTTTCTTATGCGTTTTGCAACAGCAATGCGACGGCACAGGCGTTTTCGGGTTGCGCCTGGGCATCGCCCGCTGCGCTACAACGCGGCTTCCCTGGTTGTCAGGAAAGGCGCAATGCGGCCAAGCCCTGCTTGCGCTTTGCGCGAAACCGTCTAGCCTCCCTTTCAAAACGCCGATCTGGCACAGGTTTCGCAAGCTTTTTGGGATAATGATTCGCGAGGGAATCATGTAATTTCCAATTAGCGTCGGCGTGGACCGTCCGGATGATCGACATCCGACGCGCCGCCTCACACCATCCAACACCGGAAGAGTCATCGACAATGGCCACAGCGACGCCCCGCACCAGCGAAACCACCCTGCTCGATCCGAAGCACGCGGCCCGCTTCACGCTCGGCAACCGGATCATGCTGAGCTTCGGCGCACTGTTCGTGCTGATGCTGGTGATGGCCGCGATCTCCTGGAGCCGGCTGCGCGTGATGGACGACGAAGCGCTCAGCATGGGCCACGACTCGGTGCCCGGCCTCTACCTCGCGACGACCTTGCGCGCTGCCGCCAACGAAGGCTATTCGACGCTCGAACGCGCGCTCTTCGTCGACAGCAGCGATGCCGCGACGAAGCAGGATCTCGAACGGATGCCTGCTTTGCTGCAAAAGTTCGATCAGGTGTCGGCCGAGTACCAGGCAACGCTCTTTCGTGACGTAGACCGCGAGCACTTCCGTGCCTTCCGCGCTGCCTGGGATCAATACCTGCCGCAACTGAACGACGCCATGCGCACCGCGCCGACCTCGAAGGCCGATGCGCAAGCCACCTTCGTCAAGCTCGCGCCCGCCTGGGAAAGCGTGATCCGCACGGCAAACGAGCTGGTCAACGAAAACCGCACCCAGGCGGACGATTCCGCGAAATCGATCCGCGACTCCGTGACGGGCACGGAGATCACGCTCGCGACGGCGCTCGGCGTCACGCTGCTGGTCGCGCTCTACACCGGCTTCTCGCTGTATCGCGCGATCACGGTGCCGATGGCGAGCCTCGTCGACGTACACAACGTGATGCGCACGGGCAACCTGACGCAGCGTTTGAAGCTGGGCCGCAGCGACGAATTCGGCACGCTGGAGGACGGCTTCAACCGGATGGCCGAGGAACTGAACAGCCTCGTTGCGCAGGCGCAAAAGTCGTCGCTGCAGGTGACGACGTCAGTGGCCGAGATTGCGGCGACGTCGAAGGAACAACAGGCGACGGCGACGGAAACCGCCGCGACCACGACGGAGATCGGCGCGACCTCGCGCGAGATTTTCGCGACCTCGCGCGATCTGCTGCGCACGATGAATGAAGTGTCGGCCGTCGCGGATCAGTCGGCGACACTCGCGGGCGCGAGCCAGAACGGGCTCACGCGCATGGAAGACACGATGCGCAGCGTGATGGAAGCGGCCGGCTCCGTGAACGCGAAGCTCGCGATCCTCAACGAGAAGGCCGTCAACATCAATCAGGTGGTCGCGACGATCACCAAGGTCGCCGATCAGACCAACCTGCTGTCGCTGAACGCAGCCATCGAAGCCGAGAAAGCGGGCGAGTACGGACGCGGCTTTGCCGTCGTCGCGACGGAAATCCGCCGTCTCGCGGACCAGACGGCCGTCGCCACTTTCGATATCGAACAGACCGTGAAGGAAATCCAGTCGGCTGTCTCGGCGGGTGTGATGGGCATGGACAAGTTCTCCGAGGAAGTGCGGCGCGGCATGCGCGACGTGCAGCAGGTCAGCGATCAGCTGTCGCAGATCATTCACGAAGTGCAGACGCTCGCGCCGCGCTTCCAGCTCGTCAACGAAGGCATGCAGACGCAGGCGACGAGCGCCGAGCAGATTACCCAGGCGCTGTCGCAGCTGTCGGAGGCCGCGCAGCAGACGGCGGAATCGCTGCGCCAGTCGTCGCAGGCGATCGACGATCTCACGCTCGTCGCGAACCAGCTGCGCACGGGTGTGTCGCGCTTCAAGATCGAAGCGTGAGCCCGCTCGCGCTGGCAGGCCCAACACGGCTGATACGGTGACGGCGATGCTCTTCCTTCTGTTCGAACTCGACCGCGACCGCTATGCGCTCGATGCCGCCGACATCGTCGAAGTACAGACGCTGACGGCCACCAAGGCGATTCCCGGCGCGCCCGCGTGGGTCGCGGGCGTAATCGAGCGGCACGGCGAACCCGTGCCCGTGATCGATCTCGCGCAACTCGCGCTTGGGCGTCCGTCGCAGTACTGGCGCTCGACCCGGCTCGTGTTCGTCCACTATCGTGACACGCGCGAACCCGTTGACGCGGACACGCCACCGCGGCTGCTCGGCCTGATCGTCGAACGCGCGACGCAGACACGCCGGATCGAGCGCGAGTACTTCGCCGACAGCGGCATCGCGACGCCGCACGCGCGTTGGCTTGGCCCCGTCACAAGCGACGAGTCCGGCTTGATCCAATGGATCGACGTGCAGCAGATGCTCGACGACGACGTGAAAGCGCTGCTCTTCCCGCAACCCCAACCTCATACGCGATGAACGCCGCGAACGCTTTCGTGCCGCGCTTCGAAGCCTGGCTCCTGCGGGAGACGGGGATCGACGCGTCGTCGCTGGGCATCAACGCGGTGGAGCGCGCGGTGCTCGAACGCGTGCGCGTGACGCGCCTGGGCCTCGCGGCGCACGACACGAGCGTCGGCGTCGATCCCGCCGAGATCGAAGCGTACTGGCAGCAATTGATTGTGTCGCGCGACGAACGGCAGGGGCTGATCGAGGCGCTCGTCGTGCCCGAAACCTGGTTCTATCGCGATCGCGAGGCGTATGTTGCACTCGCGCGGCTCGCGAACGAGCGGCTCGTGCGCGATCCGATGCACGTGCTGCGTGTGCTGAGCCTGCCGTGCTCGACAGGCGAGGAGCCGTACACGATCGCGATGACGCTGCTCGACGACGGCATCGGCGAAAACCGCTTCACCGTCGATGCCTTCGATATCAGCGCGCGCGTGATCGCGCATGCGCGCGCGGGCCTTTATGGGCGCAATTCGTTTCGCGGCCATCCGCTCGCGTTTCGCGACCGGCATTTCACGGCCGTGGGCGACAACTGGCAACTGAGCGAACGCGTGCGTGAGACGGTGCGCTTCTCGCACGCGAACCTATTCGACTTGCAAGCCGGCGCGCAGGCACCGTACGACTTCATTTTCTGCCGCAACGTGCTGATCTATTTCGACCGCGAAGCGCAGGACCGCGCGATCCGCGTGCTCGACGCGAATCTCGCCAACGGCGGCACGATCTTCGTCGGCCCCGCCGAAACGGGCCTGATGATAAGCCATGCGATGACCTCCGCGCGGATTCCGCTCGCGTTTGCTTTCCGGCGCAGCACGCCCGAGGAAACGAATGCGGCGCGCGCGGTCAAACCGCTTGCGTTGAGCGCGGCAAACGTGACGACGACGCAAGCCGCGCGTGCGCCCGCGTGTACGGCGGCAACTCGCGCGCCCGCGAAGCCACCGCTTGCGAACCGCGCCGTCACGCCGCCGCGAACGCAACCCGCTGTGCGAGCGACGCCGCCCGCGCCGACGCCGCAACCCGCTGCGGAA
The Paraburkholderia terrae genome window above contains:
- a CDS encoding winged helix-turn-helix domain-containing protein — its product is MEPTEPVWIADVELDIGRYALRRGGEQIRLERLPMELLILMASRNGQLVTRADIVRALWGGNAYRQTDNSINTAIRKIRIALGENPDAPRYLLTVKGKGYRLEGIRTAAAVEAAPTPSAAARLLVLPFGNQTGDPALDSFCDALADETSANIGMLDADRILVVARTTAAHYGSAKKSIAEIAFELSVDYVLEGSLARDGERLRILVQLIRCFDQVQVWRHAYEPVAKGVLDIQMEVGAALTREVSPALGEQFQLRLARRLPVDPRAHDAYLRGRYFWTRRVHFDAGFAAHHALSDEDFIRARGYFEEAVERDPTYALGYVGLSNVFGGTAAHGFYPSLQGYPRARETALRALELDSGLPEAHQALAGVHYFFDWDWRRAEEEFLEALRLNPEHAETSRLYARLLLVLGREAEGRAQFERAERADPLGFEGSRIFGLVQSGRYEEVTRDYLSAGHGNRSPLVYQLLAIAFEVRGDYERAVEATIDALTRCNEFTRAESVRAAWDAGGYDRVLQWYLQDLQARRQTRYTSPFLFAELYARLGQADEMFSWLEVSLAERSPRLCELRTNPWFNHYRSQGKFRSVEKRIGY
- a CDS encoding MFS transporter, which encodes MLDDTLSLPSASRAARQRWTIFVASTGGALEVFDFVIYGFFAQHIGRVFFPPGIGLAPATLSFAVLAIGHLSRPLGGLFLGRLGDKYGRRVVFVSSALVAALATLAIGMLPSYAALGIAAPIALLSLRLVQGLCLGGELPGALVYAIETGSAHPGLMCGFVFVAVNLSLLLASSVNLAVHLLLDVAQIDAFGWRIAFLLGGICGLGIFALRRTLDESAEYARAIARRHREPLAVLFRHHLAAIVTGIGAGVMTGVTGGLFIAYMPSWLQALGHDASDVAWAQTIYVIAIAACIPLTAAAGDRFSRRRVFRVGAVMTALFAPVFFIAALRPHANLVLLFVIAGAIASFINGTYGCAIAELFPVDVRFSGVAAAMNFGLAVTMGLTPLTVSFLVADRHWTLAPALVMLAGALVAFASTFGMKRGRLRAPMGRHK
- a CDS encoding methyl-accepting chemotaxis protein translates to MATATPRTSETTLLDPKHAARFTLGNRIMLSFGALFVLMLVMAAISWSRLRVMDDEALSMGHDSVPGLYLATTLRAAANEGYSTLERALFVDSSDAATKQDLERMPALLQKFDQVSAEYQATLFRDVDREHFRAFRAAWDQYLPQLNDAMRTAPTSKADAQATFVKLAPAWESVIRTANELVNENRTQADDSAKSIRDSVTGTEITLATALGVTLLVALYTGFSLYRAITVPMASLVDVHNVMRTGNLTQRLKLGRSDEFGTLEDGFNRMAEELNSLVAQAQKSSLQVTTSVAEIAATSKEQQATATETAATTTEIGATSREIFATSRDLLRTMNEVSAVADQSATLAGASQNGLTRMEDTMRSVMEAAGSVNAKLAILNEKAVNINQVVATITKVADQTNLLSLNAAIEAEKAGEYGRGFAVVATEIRRLADQTAVATFDIEQTVKEIQSAVSAGVMGMDKFSEEVRRGMRDVQQVSDQLSQIIHEVQTLAPRFQLVNEGMQTQATSAEQITQALSQLSEAAQQTAESLRQSSQAIDDLTLVANQLRTGVSRFKIEA
- a CDS encoding chemotaxis protein CheW, translating into MLFLLFELDRDRYALDAADIVEVQTLTATKAIPGAPAWVAGVIERHGEPVPVIDLAQLALGRPSQYWRSTRLVFVHYRDTREPVDADTPPRLLGLIVERATQTRRIEREYFADSGIATPHARWLGPVTSDESGLIQWIDVQQMLDDDVKALLFPQPQPHTR
- a CDS encoding CheR family methyltransferase; translated protein: MNAANAFVPRFEAWLLRETGIDASSLGINAVERAVLERVRVTRLGLAAHDTSVGVDPAEIEAYWQQLIVSRDERQGLIEALVVPETWFYRDREAYVALARLANERLVRDPMHVLRVLSLPCSTGEEPYTIAMTLLDDGIGENRFTVDAFDISARVIAHARAGLYGRNSFRGHPLAFRDRHFTAVGDNWQLSERVRETVRFSHANLFDLQAGAQAPYDFIFCRNVLIYFDREAQDRAIRVLDANLANGGTIFVGPAETGLMISHAMTSARIPLAFAFRRSTPEETNAARAVKPLALSAANVTTTQAARAPACTAATRAPAKPPLANRAVTPPRTQPAVRATPPAPTPQPAAEPSLAAARRHADAGEFDEAERLAHQHAIVHGPNVDAFYLLGLIADARGRSADAADFYRKALYLDPAHYEALTHLAALLDIGGDRAGAQNLMQRAQRSAARAAQSTQSAQAPTDDAQRSRGFHAARRS